The following proteins come from a genomic window of Triticum aestivum cultivar Chinese Spring chromosome 6A, IWGSC CS RefSeq v2.1, whole genome shotgun sequence:
- the LOC123130891 gene encoding disease resistance protein RGA2, whose product MDLAISAVTGDLASRFISFLMNKYADRLYSEQKVERLQQLLLRVHTVVEEADGRCITNSCMLMQLKQLSSAMYQGYHVLDNVRYKQHKEASKDLVSDSSTSSDYIIPFKRARTAYSSTNKASNSRLQSALENLEGAVTDMVEFVVLLGGCERISRRPYDAYLQVDNFMFGRHVEKQKIINFLLQENIPGPPAVLPVVGGRGVGKKTLVAHVCRYDRVRSHFAVILHLNGDGLTRITYHEIPSGRTLVVVEFASDVDDDDWKIFYSSVTCMDRGNKVIILGRNESLKKLGTVQSISLNRLAFEEYRYLLKTLAFGSLKPGDHPWLATIVEEFAVVLEGSLVSANLLGYAVRNNLNAHFWLSTLNKIRITRKMIMSRFGCHPNGLFDQDRPVHFGSHHLLSPAARLIPSASCLDSSLPKVIFGDVLAEPGHIAPTKGDFRLISWESRLPPYTAFVHLSRFVPSCVDDKPEAPLSGRKRLGPSA is encoded by the exons ATGGATCTTGCAATATCCGCCGTTACAGGTGACCTCGCCAGCCGATTCATCTCTTTCCTCATGAACAAATATGCGGATCGTCTGTACTCGGAGCAGAAGGTGGAGAGACTGCAACAACTCTTGTTGAGAGTTCACACGGTCGTCGAGGAGGCGGACGGACGATGCATCACCAACTCTTGTATGCTCATGCAGTTGAAGCAGCTATCGTCAGCCATGTACCAAGGGTACCATGTGTTGGACAACGTCAGGTACAAGCAACATAAGGAGGCATCCAAGGACTTGGTGAGCGATTCATCTACCTCGTCCGATTATATCATTCCTTTCAAACGTGCTCGGACAGCCTATTCTTCGACAAACAAGGCCTCCAACTCGAGATTACAAAGTGCACTTGAGAATCTGGAAGGTGCTGTTACTGACATGGTGGAGTTTGTTGTGCTTTTGGGCGGATGCGAGCGCATCTCCCGGAGACCGTATGATGCCTATCTTCAGGTCGACAACTTCATGTTTGGTCGGCATGTCGAGAAGCAGAAGATCATCAACTTCTTGCTGCAAGAGAACATACCTGGTCCTCCGGCAGTGCTACCAGTCGTTGGTGGACGTGGAGTTGGGAAGAAAACTCTTGTTGCACATGTATGCag GTATGACAGGGTGCGTTCTCACTTTGCAGTTATTTTGCACCTGAACGGAGACGGTCTTACGAGAATAACATACCATGAAATTCCGTCAGGGAGGACACTGGTAGTTGTCGAGTTTGCTTCCGATGTAGATGATGATGACTGGAAAATATTTTATTCATCTGTTACGTGCATGGACAGAGGAAACAAAGTGATAATCTTAGGCCGAAATGAAAGCTTGAAGAAACTTGGGACTGTCCAGAGTATATCTCTGAACCGTCTGGCATTCGAGGAGTACAGGTACCTGCTCAAGACGCTCGCATTCGGAAGCCTGAAGCCAGGAGACCATCCGTGGTTAGCAACGATAGTGGAAGAGTTCGCTGTGGTGTTGGAAGGATCACTTGTTTCAGCTAACTTGCTTGGATATGCAGTGAGAAACAATCTAAATGCCCATTTCTGGCTTAGCACATTGAACAAGATCAGAATCACAAGGAAGATGATCATGTCCAGGTTTGGCTGCCATCCAAATGGCCTTTTCGATCAAGACCGTCCGGTGCACTTTGGCTCTCACCACCTCTTGTCTCCTGCTGCTCGCCTTATACCCTCTGCTAGCTGTCTGGATAGTAGTCTACCCAAAGTCATATTCGGGGACGTACTAGCAGAACCAGGCCATATTGCTCCAACGAAGGGAGATTTTAGGCTGATCTCTTGGGAATCAAGGTTACCACCATATACTGCGTTTGTTCATCTGTCTCG